Proteins co-encoded in one Halorussus lipolyticus genomic window:
- a CDS encoding 2Fe-2S iron-sulfur cluster-binding protein: MTEYTVEFVGTGETIEVSDKETILSKCIEEGVAQEYSCRVGMCLACSAEILEGDVTQPAARGLTEDEAENYALTCMARPNSDLKLDRGKYPPSIEDDAGAMESEPAAADD; the protein is encoded by the coding sequence ATGACCGAGTACACCGTCGAGTTCGTCGGCACGGGCGAGACCATCGAGGTCTCGGACAAGGAGACCATCCTGAGCAAGTGCATCGAGGAGGGCGTCGCCCAAGAGTACTCCTGTCGCGTCGGGATGTGTCTGGCCTGCTCGGCCGAAATTCTGGAGGGCGACGTGACCCAACCCGCGGCCCGCGGTCTGACCGAGGACGAGGCCGAAAACTACGCCCTGACCTGCATGGCCCGACCCAACAGCGACCTCAAACTCGACCGGGGGAAGTACCCGCCGAGCATCGAGGACGACGCCGGCGCGATGGAGAGCGAACCCGCCGCGGCCGACGACTGA
- a CDS encoding flavin reductase family protein, which yields MEIDPDEAGSLYRTLAGAVVPRPIAWVSTTDTEGTDNLAPYSFFNVVAVDPPVVMFAPVDDDDAPGGLKDTPRNIRDTEEFVVNVVTESVAEAMNQTSATLPAGESEFDHADLTRADSTEIAPPRVAESPVAFECSLYEMVDVGDSTMVLGEVEWVHLDDDVTTDGKMDVEKLDAVGRLSGSLYATTENRFSMERPP from the coding sequence ATGGAAATCGACCCCGACGAAGCGGGTTCACTGTACCGGACCCTCGCCGGAGCGGTCGTCCCTCGGCCAATCGCGTGGGTCAGCACGACCGACACCGAGGGAACCGACAACCTCGCGCCCTACAGCTTTTTCAACGTCGTCGCGGTGGACCCGCCGGTCGTGATGTTCGCGCCGGTGGACGACGACGACGCGCCCGGCGGTCTGAAGGACACTCCTCGGAACATCCGAGACACCGAGGAGTTCGTGGTCAACGTCGTCACCGAGTCAGTCGCCGAGGCGATGAATCAGACCAGCGCGACCCTCCCGGCGGGCGAAAGCGAGTTCGACCACGCCGACCTGACCCGCGCCGACTCGACCGAAATCGCCCCGCCGCGAGTCGCCGAGTCCCCGGTCGCCTTCGAGTGTTCGCTCTACGAGATGGTGGACGTCGGCGACTCCACGATGGTTCTGGGCGAGGTCGAGTGGGTCCATCTGGACGACGACGTGACCACCGACGGGAAGATGGACGTCGAAAAGTTGGATGCTGTCGGTCGCCTGTCGGGGAGCTTATACGCCACCACGGAAAATCGGTTCTCGATGGAGCGCCCGCCATGA
- a CDS encoding aminoglycoside N(3)-acetyltransferase, translating into MTDEETQRADPESNDVDAEGEAKAIERTDAPLTVERLADDLRDLGIEAGDTLLVHSSMSSLGWVAVGPPTVVDALMEVLAPEGTLVMPTHSPQYTDPAGWGNPPVPDDWEETVRTERPPYRPAVTPTRGMGAIGECFRTYPEVRRSRHPTYSFAGWGADAEAIVADHSYDHGLGEESPLAKIYDRDGTILMLGTGHETNTSLHLAEHRADREQEIVTQSAPVLDEDGERVMKEFEELDYDSDDFPDAGAAFEEAHPKAVTRGQVGSGTATLVSQRDLVDYGAEWFEENRE; encoded by the coding sequence ATGACCGACGAAGAGACCCAACGCGCCGACCCCGAATCGAACGACGTGGACGCAGAAGGCGAAGCGAAGGCCATCGAGCGCACCGACGCCCCGCTGACCGTCGAGCGACTCGCCGACGACCTCCGGGACCTCGGCATCGAGGCGGGCGACACGCTACTGGTTCACTCCTCGATGTCCTCGCTCGGGTGGGTCGCGGTCGGCCCGCCGACCGTGGTGGACGCGCTGATGGAGGTCCTTGCGCCCGAGGGAACGCTCGTGATGCCGACTCACTCGCCCCAGTACACCGACCCCGCGGGATGGGGCAATCCGCCGGTCCCCGACGACTGGGAGGAGACGGTTCGGACCGAGCGCCCGCCCTACCGGCCCGCCGTGACGCCGACCCGCGGGATGGGCGCGATTGGCGAGTGCTTCCGGACCTATCCCGAGGTCCGCCGGAGTCGCCACCCGACCTACTCCTTCGCAGGGTGGGGTGCCGACGCCGAGGCCATCGTTGCCGACCACAGTTACGACCACGGCCTCGGCGAGGAGTCTCCGCTGGCAAAAATCTACGACCGAGATGGCACCATCCTGATGCTCGGCACCGGCCACGAGACCAACACCTCGCTCCACCTCGCGGAGCATCGCGCCGACCGCGAGCAGGAAATCGTCACTCAGTCCGCCCCGGTGCTGGACGAGGACGGCGAGCGCGTGATGAAAGAATTCGAGGAACTGGACTACGATTCCGACGATTTCCCGGATGCAGGTGCGGCCTTCGAGGAGGCCCACCCGAAGGCGGTCACTCGCGGACAGGTCGGGTCCGGGACGGCGACGCTCGTCTCTCAGCGCGACCTCGTGGACTACGGCGCTGAGTGGTTCGAGGAGAATCGGGAGTAG
- a CDS encoding type II toxin-antitoxin system VapC family toxin, with the protein MYVETDFLIALVKDDDWLREPALRALEERDDVHTSILAYAEVLVLFYDRGQAEYEIDAPRAITNLLELVPIRPERHEDAVLAAATFLEEHQMTPFDALHAGMATTGDGSVLSSEQDYDTAGLDRLPLETYIDE; encoded by the coding sequence GTGTACGTCGAAACGGACTTTCTCATCGCCCTCGTCAAGGACGACGATTGGCTCCGCGAACCCGCACTTCGGGCGCTCGAGGAGCGCGACGACGTTCACACGTCGATTCTCGCGTACGCCGAGGTCCTCGTCCTCTTTTACGACCGCGGGCAGGCCGAGTACGAAATCGACGCGCCGCGAGCGATTACGAACCTCCTCGAACTAGTCCCGATTCGTCCGGAACGCCACGAGGACGCCGTCCTCGCCGCCGCCACGTTTCTGGAAGAACACCAGATGACGCCGTTCGACGCACTCCACGCGGGGATGGCTACGACGGGCGACGGGTCGGTGCTATCGAGCGAGCAGGACTACGATACCGCCGGTCTCGACCGCCTTCCGCTGGAAACGTACATCGACGAGTGA
- a CDS encoding MBL fold metallo-hydrolase: MTEETVSPEDLYERLRRGDPVNLLDVRNRDEAEAWPLTGPSVESERVTYAEFMAVKARGEAEAFVADLGLDEPIVAVCPRGEASASVAELLREQGLDARNLESGMEGWARVYADRELPADATPEATVLQYDRPATGCLGYLVVSGDEAAVIDPLRAFADRYVADAEDRGAQLRYAIDTHVHADHLSGVQQLASDEDVEPVLPTGATDRGLAFDATLLADGDELAVGDATLTALHAPGHTTELTAFRLGDVLFSGDALFTDSFGRPDLERGDEGAGVLAGTLHETLTERLLALPEDLLVAPGHRTPDETPNPDENETYTARIGDVRDRLDVPAEKEAFVSGVLESLPPRPANFEAIIPANLGREAIDDDSAFEIELGPNNCAVTTAAESD, translated from the coding sequence ATGACCGAGGAGACCGTCTCACCCGAAGACCTCTACGAGCGACTCCGGCGCGGCGACCCCGTGAACCTCCTCGACGTGCGCAACCGCGACGAGGCCGAGGCGTGGCCGCTCACCGGCCCGAGCGTCGAGTCCGAGCGCGTCACCTACGCCGAGTTCATGGCCGTGAAGGCCCGCGGCGAGGCCGAGGCGTTCGTGGCCGACCTCGGCCTCGACGAGCCAATCGTGGCGGTCTGTCCCCGAGGCGAGGCCAGCGCCTCGGTCGCCGAACTCCTCCGCGAGCAGGGTCTCGACGCCAGAAACCTCGAATCCGGGATGGAGGGCTGGGCGCGGGTCTACGCCGACCGCGAACTCCCGGCGGATGCGACCCCCGAGGCGACCGTCCTCCAGTACGACCGCCCGGCGACCGGATGCCTCGGCTATCTGGTCGTCTCGGGCGACGAGGCCGCGGTCATCGACCCCTTGCGGGCCTTCGCCGACCGCTACGTCGCCGACGCCGAGGACCGCGGTGCCCAACTCCGGTACGCCATCGACACCCACGTCCACGCCGACCACCTCTCGGGCGTCCAGCAACTCGCCAGCGACGAGGACGTTGAACCGGTTCTGCCAACAGGAGCGACCGACCGCGGCCTCGCATTCGACGCGACCCTGCTGGCGGACGGCGACGAGTTGGCGGTCGGCGACGCCACGCTGACCGCGCTCCACGCGCCGGGCCACACCACCGAACTCACCGCGTTCCGCCTCGGAGACGTGCTGTTCTCGGGTGACGCGCTGTTCACCGACAGTTTCGGTCGGCCCGACTTGGAACGGGGCGACGAGGGCGCGGGGGTCCTCGCCGGGACGCTCCACGAGACGCTGACCGAGCGACTGCTGGCGCTTCCGGAGGACCTCCTCGTCGCGCCCGGCCACCGGACGCCCGACGAGACACCCAACCCCGACGAGAACGAGACCTACACCGCCAGAATCGGCGACGTGCGCGACCGACTCGACGTTCCCGCCGAGAAGGAGGCGTTCGTGAGTGGGGTATTGGAGTCGCTTCCGCCTCGGCCCGCCAACTTCGAGGCCATCATCCCGGCGAATCTGGGCCGGGAGGCCATCGACGACGACTCGGCCTTCGAAATCGAGTTGGGGCCGAACAACTGCGCGGTCACCACCGCGGCCGAGAGCGACTGA
- a CDS encoding geranylgeranyl reductase family protein, which produces MATHEYDIVVVGAGTAGCYAAATASKAGYDVVVVERKTEEEAGHIACGDALKGADAFPEAIPKSQLAPSFTNTGVDHGRFEIPQENTVLEIPVPGELAVIDRWEYGRRIIEGAESAGVEFHYDTVVKDVTQREDGRVTGVRGKRKGDIHRYDAEVVVDAAGSLSILQDKANLEDATFDTNVNYSQFCSAYREIVEVEEPVPWDDALVFKPTERAAGYLWYFPRTDTEINAGLGFQMTEEPMHLVDDLKRDLRKRPEFENATVEDKLGAALPTRRPYDSATAPGFMSVGDAAGHVNPTTGGGIAGAAYAGKYAAEAAIDAMEQGDVSEANLWEYNERVMDHFGARYAGLDVYNIFSTAVDVDDLMGLLGALPASKLAEALYSGSANVGWWLKIQTAIKSVGHWDLIYDLYQTKNLADDLIDHYATYPSDPRGLPAWQEKRDSLMDEIYQTTGADPKY; this is translated from the coding sequence ATGGCTACGCACGAGTACGACATCGTCGTCGTCGGGGCGGGGACGGCGGGATGTTACGCCGCCGCGACCGCCTCGAAGGCGGGGTACGATGTCGTCGTAGTGGAGCGAAAGACCGAGGAGGAAGCCGGCCACATCGCCTGCGGAGACGCCCTGAAGGGCGCGGACGCCTTTCCCGAGGCCATCCCCAAGTCCCAGTTAGCGCCGTCCTTTACGAACACCGGCGTGGACCACGGCCGGTTCGAGATTCCCCAAGAGAACACGGTGCTGGAAATCCCGGTGCCCGGCGAGTTGGCGGTCATCGACCGCTGGGAGTACGGGCGGCGCATCATCGAGGGTGCCGAAAGCGCGGGCGTCGAGTTCCACTACGACACGGTGGTCAAGGACGTGACCCAGCGCGAGGACGGCCGGGTCACTGGCGTCCGGGGCAAGCGCAAGGGCGACATCCACCGGTACGACGCCGAGGTCGTGGTGGACGCCGCGGGGTCGCTCTCTATCCTGCAGGACAAGGCGAACCTCGAAGACGCCACCTTCGACACCAACGTCAACTACTCGCAGTTCTGCTCTGCCTACCGTGAAATCGTGGAGGTTGAGGAGCCAGTCCCGTGGGACGACGCGCTCGTCTTCAAGCCGACCGAGCGGGCGGCGGGCTATCTCTGGTACTTCCCGCGGACCGACACCGAGATTAACGCCGGGTTGGGCTTCCAGATGACCGAGGAGCCGATGCACCTCGTGGACGACCTCAAGCGGGACCTCCGCAAGCGCCCGGAGTTCGAGAACGCGACTGTCGAGGACAAACTCGGCGCGGCCCTGCCCACTCGGCGACCCTACGACTCGGCGACTGCGCCGGGATTCATGTCGGTGGGTGACGCCGCGGGCCACGTTAACCCGACCACAGGCGGTGGCATCGCCGGCGCGGCCTACGCCGGCAAGTACGCCGCCGAGGCCGCCATCGACGCCATGGAGCAGGGCGACGTGAGCGAGGCCAACCTCTGGGAGTACAACGAGCGCGTCATGGACCACTTCGGCGCGCGCTACGCCGGTCTCGACGTGTACAACATCTTCTCGACCGCGGTGGACGTTGACGACCTGATGGGTCTGCTCGGCGCGCTCCCGGCGAGCAAACTCGCGGAAGCCCTCTACTCCGGGTCGGCCAACGTCGGGTGGTGGCTCAAGATTCAGACCGCCATCAAGTCGGTCGGCCACTGGGACCTCATCTACGACCTCTACCAGACCAAGAACCTCGCCGACGACCTCATCGACCACTACGCGACCTATCCGAGCGACCCCCGAGGACTGCCGGCGTGGCAGGAGAAGCGCGATTCGCTCATGGACGAGATTTACCAGACAACGGGCGCGGACCCCAAGTACTAG